In one Prosthecobacter fusiformis genomic region, the following are encoded:
- a CDS encoding family 16 glycoside hydrolase — MKLISLFTLVLLSLGLATVQAQEGFRPLFNGKDLTGWDGNPELWSVEDGCITGKTNGPEHLTYNQFIIWRGGKVKNFELRIKAKVSASNTGIQYRSKELPENGKWSVGGYQCDIHPARPNNAMVYEERGRGILVQNGQSVVIDQVGSKWLVAERDMVSVETAEWNEYTVIAQGNHLIHKLNGQITIDLVDHEEKAMALEGLLAFQIHRGPAMVVQIKEVMLKELPDGGVIPFANTDIPNDAQKIEKPGPAAKKGQAKKGPAKDKGQGKGKAAPAKADAAAAKKAKRPRPAEVGPAIGENKATPVERIKAAKDFKVELLYSVPGGEQGSWVALCNDDKGRIYASDQYGDLYRFAPPAAGQALKQEDVQKVPVNIRAVNGMVFAFGSLYAGVNDYEQKAQSGLYRISDTDNDDQLDKVELLRAFDSKSDHGVHGVMPTPDGKALYLITGNNAVLTEGPIEGTPASSPVPKVWGDDHLLPRMPDGRGHNRHVLAPGGIVYRVSPDGKQFEIFASGFRNIYDGGVNSDGELFTYDADMEYDFNTPWYRPTRVNHVVSGGEYGWRNGAGKYPEFYPDNLPAAVNIGPGSPTGTTFGYGAKFPAKYQRAFYIMDWSWGKLYAVHLKEDGSSYTAVKEDFITGAPLPLTDAIVHPKDGAMYFAIGGRRVQSGLYRVTYTGSEDTSPIDLTPKVSAERALRHQLEAFHGKQDPKAITTAWPHLNSQDRFIRSAARVAIEHQPVAEWEAKVFSETDAGRQLEAILALAHVTGACPSHRPADAAVKTDVRDKMLAALLKLDWAKLTPEQHLSYVRFTQIILHRFGNPDQGTVDKLIAQLDPAYPSESFELNWLLTETLSYLQAPNTAAKGMALIAAADSQEPQMEIARSLRMLKAGWTPELRTAQLEWFLKAANYKGGSSFDKFIEFIRNDSLATFTEEEKTRHAELIAKKPERKSALENVGAMLAGRTPTMWTLDELSTAAESGLKNRDFDNGRKMFGAAACYACHRFGNAGGMNGPDLTGAGGRYSPHDLLDQILNPSKEINEQFAPIVATLNNGQVHIGVVVNLNGDNVTLNTDLTDPNQRVSVDRKEVKSLETSKVSPMPPMLLAMLKKEEILDLIAYVLSGGDKTNAMFKVQ, encoded by the coding sequence ATGAAACTGATCTCTTTATTCACCCTCGTACTCCTTTCCTTGGGGCTAGCCACAGTCCAGGCCCAGGAGGGTTTCCGCCCGTTGTTCAACGGCAAGGACCTTACTGGCTGGGATGGCAATCCTGAACTCTGGAGCGTCGAGGACGGCTGCATCACGGGAAAGACGAACGGCCCAGAGCACCTCACTTATAACCAGTTCATCATCTGGCGGGGTGGCAAAGTGAAGAACTTTGAACTGCGCATCAAGGCCAAGGTTTCCGCCAGCAATACGGGCATCCAGTACCGCAGCAAGGAATTGCCGGAAAATGGCAAGTGGTCCGTGGGTGGTTATCAGTGTGACATTCACCCGGCTCGGCCTAACAATGCGATGGTTTATGAGGAGCGCGGGCGCGGCATCCTGGTCCAGAATGGCCAGAGCGTGGTCATTGACCAAGTCGGCAGCAAGTGGCTCGTGGCCGAGCGCGACATGGTGTCCGTGGAAACGGCGGAGTGGAACGAATACACCGTGATCGCCCAGGGCAATCACCTCATTCATAAGCTCAACGGCCAGATCACCATTGACCTCGTGGACCATGAGGAAAAAGCCATGGCGCTGGAGGGCCTGCTGGCCTTTCAGATCCATCGCGGTCCGGCCATGGTTGTCCAGATTAAAGAGGTCATGTTGAAGGAACTGCCAGATGGTGGCGTCATTCCCTTTGCCAATACTGACATTCCTAACGACGCCCAAAAGATCGAAAAACCCGGTCCGGCCGCCAAGAAAGGCCAGGCTAAAAAAGGGCCAGCCAAAGACAAAGGCCAGGGCAAAGGCAAGGCGGCTCCTGCGAAGGCTGATGCCGCTGCTGCCAAAAAAGCCAAGCGTCCACGGCCCGCCGAAGTCGGTCCCGCCATTGGTGAAAACAAAGCCACTCCTGTTGAGCGCATCAAGGCGGCGAAGGACTTCAAGGTGGAGCTGCTGTATTCCGTCCCTGGCGGTGAGCAGGGCTCTTGGGTCGCCCTTTGCAACGATGACAAAGGCCGTATCTATGCCAGTGACCAGTATGGCGATCTCTACCGCTTTGCCCCTCCAGCAGCAGGCCAGGCTCTCAAGCAAGAGGACGTGCAAAAAGTGCCGGTCAACATCCGCGCCGTCAACGGCATGGTCTTCGCCTTTGGCTCTCTGTATGCCGGTGTGAACGACTACGAGCAGAAGGCCCAGAGCGGACTTTACCGCATCTCTGATACCGATAACGACGACCAACTGGACAAGGTGGAACTCCTCCGCGCCTTCGATTCCAAGAGTGACCATGGCGTGCACGGCGTGATGCCGACTCCTGATGGCAAGGCCCTTTACCTCATCACCGGAAACAACGCCGTCCTGACCGAAGGTCCTATCGAGGGCACTCCCGCCAGTTCGCCTGTGCCGAAAGTCTGGGGGGATGATCACCTGCTCCCGCGCATGCCGGATGGCCGTGGACATAACCGCCACGTCCTTGCCCCAGGTGGCATTGTTTATCGCGTCTCGCCCGATGGCAAACAGTTCGAAATCTTCGCCTCCGGCTTCCGCAATATTTATGACGGCGGCGTCAACAGCGACGGTGAACTCTTCACCTATGATGCGGACATGGAGTATGACTTCAATACTCCCTGGTATCGCCCGACACGAGTGAACCATGTCGTCAGTGGCGGTGAATACGGCTGGCGCAACGGGGCAGGGAAGTATCCTGAATTTTATCCAGACAACCTACCTGCCGCCGTCAACATTGGCCCCGGTTCCCCCACGGGTACCACTTTTGGTTATGGCGCTAAATTCCCTGCCAAATACCAGCGTGCCTTTTACATCATGGACTGGAGCTGGGGTAAGCTCTATGCCGTCCATCTCAAGGAAGACGGCTCCTCCTATACGGCCGTCAAAGAGGACTTCATTACGGGTGCACCGCTGCCCCTCACGGATGCCATTGTCCATCCCAAAGACGGGGCCATGTACTTCGCCATCGGCGGCCGTCGTGTGCAGTCCGGTCTCTACCGTGTCACTTATACAGGCAGCGAAGATACCTCTCCCATTGACCTGACACCAAAGGTGTCTGCTGAGCGTGCTCTGCGTCATCAGCTTGAAGCCTTCCATGGCAAGCAGGATCCGAAAGCCATCACCACCGCCTGGCCGCACCTGAACAGCCAGGACCGCTTCATCCGCAGCGCCGCCCGTGTCGCCATTGAGCATCAGCCTGTGGCCGAATGGGAAGCCAAAGTGTTCAGCGAAACCGATGCCGGCCGCCAGCTTGAGGCCATCCTCGCCCTCGCTCATGTTACCGGTGCCTGCCCTAGCCATCGCCCTGCCGATGCCGCCGTCAAAACCGATGTGCGCGATAAGATGCTCGCCGCTTTGTTGAAGCTTGACTGGGCCAAACTCACTCCTGAGCAGCACCTCAGTTATGTGCGTTTCACCCAGATCATACTTCACCGCTTCGGCAATCCTGATCAGGGCACCGTGGACAAGCTCATCGCACAGCTTGACCCCGCTTACCCTTCCGAAAGCTTTGAGTTGAACTGGCTCCTGACCGAAACGCTTTCCTATCTGCAAGCGCCCAATACCGCTGCCAAAGGCATGGCCCTCATCGCCGCTGCGGACAGCCAGGAACCCCAAATGGAGATCGCCCGCAGCCTGCGCATGCTGAAGGCAGGCTGGACTCCAGAGCTCCGCACCGCCCAGCTTGAATGGTTCCTCAAGGCCGCCAACTACAAGGGTGGTTCGAGCTTTGACAAGTTCATCGAGTTCATCCGCAACGACTCCCTGGCCACTTTCACCGAGGAGGAAAAAACTCGCCATGCCGAACTCATCGCCAAGAAACCCGAGCGCAAGTCCGCCCTCGAAAACGTCGGTGCCATGCTGGCTGGCCGCACGCCCACCATGTGGACTTTGGACGAGCTCAGCACCGCCGCAGAAAGCGGCCTGAAGAACCGCGACTTCGACAATGGCCGCAAGATGTTCGGTGCCGCCGCCTGCTACGCCTGCCATCGCTTCGGCAATGCCGGCGGCATGAATGGCCCGGACCTCACTGGTGCCGGTGGCCGTTACAGCCCGCATGACCTGCTGGACCAGATCCTCAACCCCAGCAAGGAAATCAACGAGCAGTTCGCCCCCATTGTCGCCACCCTTAACAATGGCCAGGTTCACATCGGCGTCGTCGTTAACCTCAACGGTGACAACGTCACCCTCAACACCGACCTGACCGACCCCAACCAGCGCGTCAGCGTGGACCGCAAGGAAGTCAAAAGCCTCGAAACCAGCAAAGTTTCCCCCATGCCCCCCATGCTCCTCGCCATGTTGAAGAAAGAGGAGATCCTCGACCTCATCGCCTACGTCCTCAGTGGTGGTGACAAGACGAACGCGATGTTTAAAGTACAGTAG
- the purB gene encoding adenylosuccinate lyase — protein MTDAISNVLAERYATPAMRALWSGEGKVKLERDYWIAVLKGQRDLGIPVPDGVIESYENVKDQVNLTSIMERERVTRHDVKARIEEFCDLAGHEHIHKGMTSRDLTENVEQLQVFRALLEVRKKSIAALSGFAKRAAQCRDIPMTARTHNVAAQVTTLGKRIAMFGEEMLIGVEALNALIASYPARGLKGAVGTRLDQITLFNGDASKARALEDRILHHLGISASLDAVGQVYPRSLDLQVVSTLTHVASGAGSFAKTLRLMAGHELASEGFAKGQVGSSAMPHKMNSRSCERINGFHVILKGYLAMAAGLAGDQWNEGDVSCSVVRRVMLPDAFLAMDGLLETLLTVLNQMEVFEAVVEQELMRYLPFLLTTTVLMEAVKAGAGREAAHEAIKEHAVAVARDMRTGKVSHNDLLARLAADERLGLKADALDAVVAHGKANSGDAPEQVDHFVFRVCELVAQHPEAAGYEPGSIL, from the coding sequence ATGACTGATGCCATTTCCAATGTCCTTGCCGAACGTTACGCCACCCCTGCCATGCGCGCCCTCTGGTCGGGCGAGGGGAAAGTGAAGCTGGAGCGGGATTATTGGATCGCCGTTCTTAAAGGGCAGCGGGACCTCGGCATCCCAGTGCCGGATGGTGTCATCGAGAGTTATGAAAACGTGAAGGATCAGGTGAACCTGACCTCCATCATGGAGCGTGAGCGCGTGACCCGTCATGATGTGAAGGCGCGCATCGAGGAGTTTTGCGATCTGGCCGGGCATGAGCACATTCACAAGGGCATGACCAGCCGTGACCTCACGGAAAATGTGGAGCAACTTCAGGTCTTCCGTGCGCTTCTGGAAGTCCGCAAGAAGAGCATTGCCGCCCTTTCTGGCTTCGCTAAGCGCGCAGCCCAGTGCCGTGACATCCCCATGACTGCCCGTACCCACAACGTGGCTGCGCAGGTGACCACCCTTGGCAAACGCATTGCCATGTTTGGTGAAGAGATGCTCATCGGTGTGGAGGCCCTGAATGCTCTCATTGCCAGCTATCCGGCGCGTGGCCTGAAAGGCGCGGTCGGCACCCGGCTGGACCAGATCACCCTTTTCAACGGTGATGCCTCCAAGGCCCGCGCCCTAGAAGACCGCATCCTGCATCACCTGGGCATCAGTGCTTCCCTGGATGCCGTCGGCCAGGTGTATCCGCGTAGCCTGGACCTCCAGGTCGTTTCGACCCTCACCCATGTCGCTAGTGGCGCGGGCAGCTTTGCCAAGACCTTGCGTCTCATGGCGGGTCATGAACTGGCCAGCGAAGGTTTCGCCAAAGGCCAGGTCGGCAGTTCTGCCATGCCGCACAAGATGAACAGCCGCTCCTGCGAGCGCATCAACGGTTTCCACGTCATCCTCAAAGGTTATCTCGCCATGGCCGCCGGGTTGGCCGGTGACCAATGGAATGAAGGGGATGTCTCCTGCTCTGTGGTCCGCCGCGTGATGCTGCCGGATGCCTTCCTGGCCATGGACGGTCTGCTGGAAACCCTGCTCACCGTGCTGAACCAGATGGAAGTCTTTGAAGCCGTCGTCGAGCAGGAGCTGATGCGCTATCTGCCTTTCTTGCTCACTACGACCGTTCTCATGGAAGCCGTCAAAGCCGGTGCCGGTCGTGAAGCCGCGCACGAGGCCATCAAGGAGCATGCCGTGGCTGTGGCGCGTGACATGCGTACGGGCAAGGTCAGCCACAATGACCTGCTGGCCCGCCTCGCCGCCGATGAACGCCTCGGCCTCAAAGCCGATGCCCTGGATGCCGTGGTCGCCCACGGTAAAGCCAACTCCGGCGATGCGCCTGAGCAGGTGGATCACTTCGTCTTCCGCGTCTGCGAACTCGTGGCCCAGCACCCTGAAGCCGCGGGCTATGAACCCGGCAGTATTCTGTGA